From the genome of Ziziphus jujuba cultivar Dongzao chromosome 6, ASM3175591v1, one region includes:
- the LOC107430833 gene encoding probable envelope ADP,ATP carrier protein, chloroplastic: MGEEKAVLSWRNMPSLNASRCVLFDTTDHREALFKNTRLCLNGVAGGKGGGGGSGIRCNFACVSVAEKRELKEFEPTPSQLLKHPLAILALVPKDVSLFAAGAIAGAAAKTVTAPLDRIKLLMQTHGVRVGQESAKKAIGFVEAITMIGKEEGIKGYWKGNLPQVIRIIPYSAVQLFAYETYKKLFRGQDGELSVIGRLAAGACAGMTSTFITYPLDVLRLRLAVEPGYRTMSEVALTMLREEGVASFYYGLGPSLIGIAPYIAVNFCVFDLVKKSLPEKLNKRTEASLVTALVSASLATLTCYPLDTVRRQMQMRGTPYKTVLDAFSGIVARDGIIGLYRGFLANALKTLPNSSIRLTTYDIVKRLILTSEKELQMIKEENRDKQHQTAGTQ; the protein is encoded by the exons ATGGGGGAAGAGAAAGCCGTACTTTCATGGCGTAATATGCCAAGCCTAAACGCATCACGTTGCGTTCTCTTTGATACCACGGACCACCGCGAAGCGCTCTTCAAGAACACGAGGCTTTGCCTCAATGGTGTTGCCGGAGGTAAAGGTGGTGGTGGAGGCAGTGGCATTCGTTGTAATTTCGCCTGCGTTTCGGTGGCAGAAAAGAGAGAGCTCAAAGAGTTCGAGCCCACGCCATCTCAGCTCTTGAAGCATCCTTTGGCTATTCTCGCTCTTGTTCCCAAAGATGTCTCGCTCTTCGCCGCCGGAGCTATTGCCGGCGCCGCTGCTAAGACCGTCACGGCTCCTCTCGACCGTATCAAGCTTCTTATGCAG ACTCATGGGGTGCGAGTTGGTCAAGAAAGTGCTAAGAAGGCAATTGGCTTCGTTGAG GCAATAACAATGATAGGGAAGGAAGAAGGAATAAAAGGGTATTGGAAAGGCAACCTCCCTCAG GTGATTCGGATCATACCTTATAGTGCCGTGCAGCTTTTTGCATATGAAACCTACAAG AAATTGTTTAGGGGACAAGATGGAGAGTTATCTGTGATTGGAAGACTTGCGGCAGGTGCGTGTGCAGGCATGACATCCACTTTT ATAACATATCCACTAGATGTTCTGAGGTTACGCCTAGCAGTTGAACCAGGATATCGTACCATGTCTGAG GTTGCATTAACTATGCTGAGAGAGGAAGGAGTAGCATCCTTTTACTATGGTTTAGGACCTTCTCTTATTGGAATAGCTCCATATATTGCTGTAAACTTTTGTGTTTTCGACTT AGTGAAGAAGTCTTTGCCGGAGAAGTTAAATAAGAGAACTGAAGCTTCTCTGGTAACAGCCTTGGTGTCAGCTTCACTAGCCACACTCACATGCTATCCTTTGGATACTGTAAGAAGACAAATGCAAATGAGGGGCACACCATACAAGACTGTTTTGGATGCCTTTTCAG GAATTGTGGCTCGTGATGGAATTATAGGTTTATATCGGGGATTTTTGGCCAATGCTTTGAAGACCCTACCAAATAGCAG CATTAGGCTTACCACCTATGATATTGTCAAGCGTCTAATCCTAACCAGTGAAAAAGAGCTTCAGATGATTAAGGAGGAGAATCGCGATAAGCAACACCAAACTGCTGGTACCCAATGA
- the LOC107405517 gene encoding vacuolar cation/proton exchanger 3, with protein MASNQEASRLENGNLKGLSREIRHGRTAHNMSSSSLRKKSDLTLVSKVPCGLLRKFLANLQEVILGTKLSVLFPAIPLAIAAQCYGFGRPWVFALSLLGLTPLAERVSFLTEQLAYYTGPTVGGLLNATCGNVTELIIAIFALKEKKIAVVKYSLLGSVLSNLLLVLGTSLFCGGIANLGKEQKFDRRQGDVNSLMLLLALLCHLLPVLFGFAGTSTAVDAANSTLHLSRASSIVMLIAYSAYLVFQLWTHRQLFEAQEDSDDDDVNSEETPVIGFWSGFVWLAGMTIIIAVLSEYVVGTIEDASDSWGLSVSFLSIILLPIVGNAAEHAGAIIFAFKNKLDISLGVALGSATQIAMFVVPLCVIVAWIMGINMDLNFNLLETGSLTLAIVATAFTLQDGTSHYMKGFILLLCYVVIGACFFVNKSPLNNRATISNAVPGMTTEPIFRV; from the exons aTGGCTTCCAACCAAGAAGCATCGCGTCTAGAAAATGGCAATCTCAAAGGTCTAAGCAGGGAGATCCGCCATGGCCGAACAGCTCACAACATGTCATCCTCTTCCCTTCGAAAGAAATCTGACCTGACCCTTGTTTCCAAAGTTCCTTGTGGATTACTCAGAAAATTTCTTGCTAATCTTCAGGAAGTCATTTTAGGGACCAAACTCTCTGTTCTGTTCCCTGCTATTCCTCTTGCTATTGCTGCTCAATGTTATGGTTTTGGAAGA CCTTGGGTTTTTGCGTTGAGTTTACTTGGACTTACTCCACTGGCTGAAAGAGTCAGCTTTCTCACAGA ACAACTTGCTTATTACACTGGTCCAACAG tgGGGGGACTTTTGAATGCGACATGTGGAAATGTGACGGAGCTGATAATAGCAATATTTGcactcaaagaaaaaaaaatagccgTGGTTAAATATTCCCTGTTGGGTTCCGTACTCTCCAACCTTCTTCTGGTTTTAGGGACCTCTCTATTCTGTGGTGGCATTGCCAATCTTGGCAAAGAACAAAAATTTGACAGA AGACAAGGTGATGTGAACTCTCTGATGCTGTTGCTGGCATTGTTGTGCCATTTGCTGCCAGTGCTGTTTGGCTTTGCTGGAACTTCCACAGCCGTTGACGCTGCAAACTCTACACTCCACTTGTCCAGAGCCAGTAGCATTGTTATGCTCATTGCTTATTCTGCTTATCTCGTCTTCCAATTGTGGACTCACCGCCAATTGTTTGAAGCTCAagag GATTCCGATGATGACGATGTTAATTCGGAAGAAACTCCGGTGATAGGTTTCTGGAGTGGATTTGTGTGGCTGGCAGGGATGACCATCATCATAGCTGTGCTGTCTGAGTATGTAGTGGGCACAATTGAG GACGCATCGGATTCTTGGGGTTTATCTGTCAGTTTCCTTAGCATAATCTTGCTGCCAATTGTCGGAAACGCAGCAGAACATGCGGGGGCAATCATATTCGCTTTCAAGAACAAGTTG GATATATCATTGGGTGTTGCTTTGGGTTCTGCAACTCAAATTGCTATGTTTGTG GTTCCATTGTGTGTGATTGTTGCCTGGATAATGGGTATCAACATGGATCTCAATTTCAATCTTCTTGAGACCGGTTCTCTTACTTTAGCTATAGTTGCTACAGCTTTCACTTTACAG GATGGAACTTCTCACTACATGAAAGGATTTATTCTTTTGCTGTGCTATGTTGTAATTGGAGCTTGCTTTTTCGTAAACAAATCTCCACTCA ATAACCGAGCAACTATCAGCAACGCGGTACCTGGAATGACAACTGAACCAATCTTCAGAGTTTAA